The nucleotide sequence CTGCTGGGAGACCGCGGAGGGCGTCCGCGCCGTGGCCCCGGCGACCGCGGTCACCGACCCGTGCTCGGCCAGCTCGCGCAGCAGGAGCAGCTGAGCCGGATCCACCCTCTCCCAGAGGCCCGACCCGGAGACGACCATGAAGGCAACCTACATCGATGGTTCTTGGATTCGCGCTTGTCCTTCACCGACGGGGGGATCCAGGCTGCCGGGGTGCCGATCCGCGACCGCCTCCTCGCCTGCTTCGTCGCTGTGTGCTGGGGGATCAACTTCCCGGCGACCGCCCTCGCGCTCGAGCACTTCCCTCCGCTGTTCATGGTCGCCCTGCGGTTCGCGCTGGTGGCGATCCCGGCGCTGCTGCTGGTGCCCCGCCCGCGGGTCCCGCTGCGCTGGCTGATCGGCGTCGGGCTCGGCATCGGGATCCTGCAGTTCGCCTTCCTGTACCTCGGCATGGCGACGGGGATGCCCAGCGGTCTCGCCTCGCTCGTCCTGCAGGCATCGGCCCCGTTCACCGTGCTCATCGCCGGGGTATGGCTGCGGGAACGGCTGTCCGCACGGCAGTTCGCCGGGGTGGCGCTGGCCGTCCTGGGGCTCGCCGCGATCGCCGTGCACCGGGCCCAGACCGCCGCGTGGATGCCCGTGGTCCTGACGCTCTGCGGCGCGCTGGGCTGGGCGATCGGCAACGTCTGCAGCCGGCGGGCGGAGGCCCCGAACGCGCTGCACCTCACGCTGTGGTCCGCGACGATCCCGCCCCTGCCGATGCTGGCGCTGGCGCTGGTCGTCGAGGGCCCCGCCCGCATCGGGCGCTCCCTGACGACGGCGTTCACGGCGCAGGCGCTGCCGGCGGTGCTCGGGCTGCTCTACGTCGTGGTCGTCGCGACGCTCGTCGGCTACGGCATCTGGAACACGTTGCTGTCCCGCCACCCCTCGAACGTGGTGGCTCCGTTCTCCATGCTCGTGCCGGTCGTCGGCGTCCTGGCCTCGTGGCTGGCCTTCGGCGAGGTGCTCGACCCCGTGGAGCTGGTCGCCGGCGGTGTGGTCGTGCTCGGCGTGCTGTTCGCCTCGCGGCCGGCCCGCCCGCGGAGTTCCGTGCCGGCCGCGCCGATCACCCAGCCAGCGTGATCGGGTTGACGATGTCGGCGACGAGCAGGAGCAGCGAGAGCCCCAGGAACAGCCCGGCGACCGCGTAGGCGACCGGCATCAGCCGGGCGATGTCGAAGGGGCCCGGGTCGGGACGGCCGCGCACCCGGGCGACGGTGGCGCGAGCCTTCTCGTACAGCGCCCCGGCGATGTGCCCGCCGTCGAGGGGGTAGATCGGCAGCAGGTTGAACAGGAACAGCACCAGGTTCATCCCGGCCAGCAGCTGGATGAAGTAGCCGATCTTCTGGGTCGCCGAGAAGTCCTCGAACGCGAACACCTCACCGGAGATGCGGCTGACGCCGACCACGCCCACCGGCCCCAGCGGATCGCGCTCCTCGCCGAGGAAGGCGGCGCGGAACAGCTGCGGGATCCGCTCGGGGATCTCCACCAGCCGGTCCACCGAGCGGACGACGATGGTCCCGATGTGGCCCGGCACCTCGGCCGGCGTCTGCCGCACCTCGCGCAGCGCGGGGCTGATGCCCACGAAACCGACCCGCTGCGTGGTCTCGCCGTCCTCGTCGGCGTAGACGAGGTTCTCGATCGGGGTGACGGTCAGGTCCACCCGCTCGCCGTCGCGCTCGACGGTGAAGACGACGGGCTCGCCGGCGCTGGTGCGGATGGCCTCCTGCACCTGCTCCCAGCCGACGTCGGTCTCCCGCGGCACCGGGTCGCCGTCCAGGGCGACCACCGTGTCGCCGGGCTGCAGTCCGGCCCGCGCGGCGGGGCTGCGCGGCGGCAGGGAACAACCGGGGGCTCCCGCCTCGCAGCGCTCCCCCTCCGGCGTGATCGGGATCGAGCACGGGTCGTCCGCCCGTGCCGTCGCCGCGCCGGCGGGCAGCACGCACTCGGGCACGTCGCGGATCGTCGCGGTGATCTCCGGGATGCCGAACCCGACGAGGACCACGGTGAAGAAGACGACGGCCAGCACCAGGTTGTGGAACGGCCCGGCGAACATGACGATGACCCGCTGCCACCAGGGCTTCTTGTAGAAGACCCGGTCGCGGTCGGAGGGCCGGACGTCGTTGAGCGCCTGGCCGCGGACCTCGGCGATGAAGCTGCGCATCCGGGTGGCGCGCTTGCTCTCGCCCTCCTCGGCCGGCGGGATCATCCCGACGATCCGGATGTAGCCGCCCAGCGGCACTGCCTTGACGCCGTACTCGGTCTCCCCGCGCCGCCGCGACCACACGGTGGGGCCGAACCCGACCATGAACTGGGGGACGCGCATCCCGAACTTCCGGGCCCACCAGAAGTGGCCGGCCTCGTGGAAGGCGATGGAGAACATCAGGCCCAGGGCGAAGAGGACGATGCCCAGGACCGTCAGCAGGATCCCGCTCAGCTCAGCCTCCGGCGATGACTCCCCGGGCGTGTTCCCGGGCCCACTTCTCCGCCGCCAGCACGTCGTCGACGCAGGTGGGGGCGCCGAGATCCGGCGCGGCGTCGAGGGTACGCGCGACGAGCTGGACGATTCCTGGGAACGAGAGCCGACCCGCCGTGAACGCCGCGACGGCCTCCTCGTTGGCGGCGTTGTACATGGCCGGGGCGACGCCGCCGGTCTCCCCCGCCGTCCGGGCCAGCCGGACGGCGGGGAACGCGTCGGAGTCCAGCGGCAGGAACTCCCAGGTGCTCGCGGTCGACCAGTCCAGCGCCGGCTGCACGTCGGGCAGCCGGTCGGGCCAGGCCAGGCCGAGCGCGATGGGCAGCCGCATGTCCGGCGGGCTGGCCTGGGCGATGGTGGCGCCGTCGGCGAAGGTGACCATCGAGTGCACGATCGACTGCGGGTGCACGACGACGTCGATGTCGGCGTAGGGGACGCCGAAGAGCAGGTGCGCCTCGATCAGCTCCAGGCCCTTGTTCACCAGGGTGGCGGAGTTGATCGTGACCACGGGCCCCATCGCCCAGGTCGGGTGGGCCAGCGCCTGCTCGACGGTGACGCCGGCGAGCTCCTCGGCCGAACACCCGCGGAAGGGCCCGCCGCTGGCGGTGAGGACCAGGCGGGAGACCTCCGCGCGCGACCCGCCGCGCAGGCACTGCGCCAGGGCCGAGTGCTCGGAGTCCACGGGCACCAGCTGACCCGGGGCGGCGGCGGCCAGGACCAGGTCTCCCCCGGCGACCAGCGACTCCTTGTTGGCCAGCGCGACGGTGCGGCCGGCCTCCAGCGCCGACAGGGTGGGCCGCAGGCCGATCGAGCCCGTGATCCCGTTGAGCACGACGTCGGCGGGGCGGGCGGCCAGCTCCTCGGCCGCCCGCGGCCCGGCCAGGATCTCCGGCAGCGCGTACCCGCCGGTGGCCCAGCCGCGCTGGGAGGCCGCGGCGTAGAAGGCCAGCTGGAGGTCCTGCGCGGCGGTGGCCCGGGCCACGGCGACGGTGCGCACCCCCAGCGCCAGCGCCTGCTCGGCCAGCCGGGCGACGTTCCCGCCGCCGGCGGCCAGACCGGTGATGCGCAGCCGGTCGGGGTTCTGCCGGGCGACCTCGATCGCCTGCCGGCCGATGGAGCCGGTCGAGCCGAGGACGGTCACCTCGCGCGGAGCGCTCACGCCGCCCCCGCTCCGCGGCTTGGTCGCCTGCTCGCTCGTTCCCCGCCGTGGTCGTCCCGCGCCCGTCCGCTCACCCCCGCATCCTCCCCGACCCGCCGGGCGGGACCCACCTCGGAGGGTGTCGCCGACCGGCTGCTGCCAGAATGGTCGGGTGACCGAGGGAACCCACCACAGCCGCGTCGCGCACGACAACCCCGCCACTGCCCGGGTGAACCAGCCCGGCCGCGAGGAGGGCGTCGTCCGCGCCGGCTCGCACCCCGTCGAGCACGAGCGCCCGGAGGACTGGGGCTGGCACGGGGAGACCGGCAAGTGGGGCCGGATCGGCGCCGTGGTCGCGCTCGGGTTCCTCCTGCTCATGCTGGCCGGCAACGAGCCGCTGATCAGCACCGGGCACGTCTGGGCCATCACCATCACCGCCCTTGGCGCGCTGGTCCTGTTCATGGACTGGCGCCGTCGGAAGAACTCCTGGCGCAGCCGGTAGAGGATCCCTCCCCTCCCGTCGCGCGCTCGGGGCCGCCTGCAGCGGCCGCGACGGAGCCTGGGACTCAGGTGATGCTGACGCCGATCGCCGAGCCGATCAGGTAGGTCACCCCGGCCGCCGCCGCGCCGAACAGCAGCTGCCGCAGCCCGGCGTACCACCAGGAACGGGGGGTGAACCGGGAGGAGAGCGCCCCGGCCAGCAGCAGACCCGCGCCCCCGCAGAGCAGGGCCACCCAGAGCACGGGGACCCCGAGGAAGTACGGCAGCAGCGGCAGCACGGCCCCGGTGCCGAAGGTCAGGAACGACGACACGGCCGCCACCCGCGGGGAGGGCCGGTCCTCGGGGTTGATCCCCAGCTCGGCCAGGACGTGCAGGCGCAGCGCGGACTCCGGGTCGGCCGAGAGCTGGACGGCGACCTTCCGGGCCAGGCGGGCGTCGACGCCGCGGGCCTGGAGCATCGCGGTCAGCTCGGCGAGCTCCCCGGCCGGGTTGTGCTCGAGCTCCCGCCGCTCCTTCTCCACCTCGAGGTCGAGCTGCTCGTTCTGGGTCTTCACCGACGTGTACTCGCCCAGCGCCATGGAGACGGCGCCGGCGACCAGGCTCGCCACACCGGCCAGGACGATGGCCCGGGGCCCGGCACCGCCACCGCCGACACCGGCGACCAGCGCGGTGTTGGTGACCAGCCCGTCCATGGCGCCGAAGACGGCGGCCCGCAGCCAGCCGCCGGAGACGTCGGCGTGCGAGTGCTCGTGCGCCTCGGCGCCGGGGAGGGCGGGAGAACTCACCCCTCGTCCACCTCGGCACCCAGGGGCACCGGCGTCTCGACGCTGGGGGCGGGCAGGGCGACGGCCGGCACGCCGTCGACCCGGTCGCTGGCGGCCAACTGCCCGCAGGCGCCGTCGATGTCCTGGCCGCGGGTGTCGCGCACCGTCGTCGCCACGCCGGCGGCCCGCAGCCGCGCGACGAACTCGCGCTGGGCCGGCAGCGGGCTGGCGTCCCAGGGGCTGCCCGGCGTCGGGTTGAGCGGGATCAGGTTGACGTGCGCGAGCTTGCCGGCGAGCAGCTTGCCGAGCAGGTCGGCGCGGAAGGGCTGGTCGTTGACGTCGCGGATCAGCGCGTACTCCACCGAGTACCGACGTCCGGTGCGCGCGGCGTAGGCGTCGGCGGCCTCGACCACCTCGCCGACCTTCCAGCGGGTGTTGATCGGCACGAGCGTGTCGCGCAGCTCGTCGTCCGGGGCGTGCAGGCTCACCGCGAGGGTGACGTTGCGCCCCTCCTCGGTGAGCCGGCGGATCGCCGGCACCAGGCCGACGGTGGAGACGGTCACCGAGCGCTGCGAGAGCCCGAGGCCGTACGGGGCGTCGCCCAGCAGGGCGTCGAGGGTCTTGCGCACGCGGGCGTAGTTGGCCAGCGGCTCGCC is from Blastococcus sp. HT6-4 and encodes:
- a CDS encoding DUF2631 domain-containing protein produces the protein MTEGTHHSRVAHDNPATARVNQPGREEGVVRAGSHPVEHERPEDWGWHGETGKWGRIGAVVALGFLLLMLAGNEPLISTGHVWAITITALGALVLFMDWRRRKNSWRSR
- a CDS encoding EamA family transporter — encoded protein: MSFTDGGIQAAGVPIRDRLLACFVAVCWGINFPATALALEHFPPLFMVALRFALVAIPALLLVPRPRVPLRWLIGVGLGIGILQFAFLYLGMATGMPSGLASLVLQASAPFTVLIAGVWLRERLSARQFAGVALAVLGLAAIAVHRAQTAAWMPVVLTLCGALGWAIGNVCSRRAEAPNALHLTLWSATIPPLPMLALALVVEGPARIGRSLTTAFTAQALPAVLGLLYVVVVATLVGYGIWNTLLSRHPSNVVAPFSMLVPVVGVLASWLAFGEVLDPVELVAGGVVVLGVLFASRPARPRSSVPAAPITQPA
- the dxr gene encoding 1-deoxy-D-xylulose-5-phosphate reductoisomerase encodes the protein MSAPREVTVLGSTGSIGRQAIEVARQNPDRLRITGLAAGGGNVARLAEQALALGVRTVAVARATAAQDLQLAFYAAASQRGWATGGYALPEILAGPRAAEELAARPADVVLNGITGSIGLRPTLSALEAGRTVALANKESLVAGGDLVLAAAAPGQLVPVDSEHSALAQCLRGGSRAEVSRLVLTASGGPFRGCSAEELAGVTVEQALAHPTWAMGPVVTINSATLVNKGLELIEAHLLFGVPYADIDVVVHPQSIVHSMVTFADGATIAQASPPDMRLPIALGLAWPDRLPDVQPALDWSTASTWEFLPLDSDAFPAVRLARTAGETGGVAPAMYNAANEEAVAAFTAGRLSFPGIVQLVARTLDAAPDLGAPTCVDDVLAAEKWAREHARGVIAGG
- the rlmN gene encoding 23S rRNA (adenine(2503)-C(2))-methyltransferase RlmN, whose translation is MTALPLVFDAPRRGTPPRHLADLTREEARAAVSELGQPAFRADQLARHFYRGVTDPAQMTDIPVAARESLREALLPGLLTVVRHQTADNGRTRKTLWRLHDGALVESVLMRYPDRATVCISSQAGCGMACPFCATGQAGLTRNLSAAEIIGQAVAAAAAMASGEVAGGPGRLSNVVFMGMGEPLANYARVRKTLDALLGDAPYGLGLSQRSVTVSTVGLVPAIRRLTEEGRNVTLAVSLHAPDDELRDTLVPINTRWKVGEVVEAADAYAARTGRRYSVEYALIRDVNDQPFRADLLGKLLAGKLAHVNLIPLNPTPGSPWDASPLPAQREFVARLRAAGVATTVRDTRGQDIDGACGQLAASDRVDGVPAVALPAPSVETPVPLGAEVDEG
- a CDS encoding VIT1/CCC1 transporter family protein → MSSPALPGAEAHEHSHADVSGGWLRAAVFGAMDGLVTNTALVAGVGGGGAGPRAIVLAGVASLVAGAVSMALGEYTSVKTQNEQLDLEVEKERRELEHNPAGELAELTAMLQARGVDARLARKVAVQLSADPESALRLHVLAELGINPEDRPSPRVAAVSSFLTFGTGAVLPLLPYFLGVPVLWVALLCGGAGLLLAGALSSRFTPRSWWYAGLRQLLFGAAAAGVTYLIGSAIGVSIT
- a CDS encoding site-2 protease family protein, whose amino-acid sequence is MSGILLTVLGIVLFALGLMFSIAFHEAGHFWWARKFGMRVPQFMVGFGPTVWSRRRGETEYGVKAVPLGGYIRIVGMIPPAEEGESKRATRMRSFIAEVRGQALNDVRPSDRDRVFYKKPWWQRVIVMFAGPFHNLVLAVVFFTVVLVGFGIPEITATIRDVPECVLPAGAATARADDPCSIPITPEGERCEAGAPGCSLPPRSPAARAGLQPGDTVVALDGDPVPRETDVGWEQVQEAIRTSAGEPVVFTVERDGERVDLTVTPIENLVYADEDGETTQRVGFVGISPALREVRQTPAEVPGHIGTIVVRSVDRLVEIPERIPQLFRAAFLGEERDPLGPVGVVGVSRISGEVFAFEDFSATQKIGYFIQLLAGMNLVLFLFNLLPIYPLDGGHIAGALYEKARATVARVRGRPDPGPFDIARLMPVAYAVAGLFLGLSLLLLVADIVNPITLAG